One Oncorhynchus clarkii lewisi isolate Uvic-CL-2024 chromosome 32, UVic_Ocla_1.0, whole genome shotgun sequence DNA window includes the following coding sequences:
- the LOC139391601 gene encoding uncharacterized protein → MVQAKFSRTIPSESAHTPHLKQPHRRAAPRGESPHPVLPPPSRVSRLTPPTSNSPTDELPQEESHPTLSPLPHPDPTEEQPQEESHPTLSPSPIPSESAHNPPPQTAPQTSCPKRRVTPPRPPSPIPSESAHNPPPQTAPQKSSPKRRVTPPSPPPPSRVSRLTPPTSNSPTEEQPQEESHPTLSPSPNPSESAHTPHLKQPHRRAAPRGESPHPLPLPHPE, encoded by the exons ATGGTGCAGGCTAAATTCAGCAGGACCATCCCGAGTGAGTCGGCTCACACCCCCCACCTCAAACAGCCCCACAGACGAGCTGCCCCAAGAGGAGAGTCACCCCACCCcgtcctccctcccccatcccgaGTGAGTCGGCTCACACCCCCCACCTCAAACAGCCCCACAGACGAGCTGCCCCAAGAGGAGAGtcaccccaccctctcccccctcccccatcctga CCCCACAGAAGAGCAGCCCCAAGAGGAGAGtcaccccaccctctccccctcccccatcccgAGTGAGTCGGCTCACAACCCCCCACCTCAAACAGCCCCACAGACGAGCTGCCCCAAGAGGAGAGTCACCCCACCCcgtcctccctcccccatcccgaGTGAGTCGGCTCACAACCCCCCACCTCAAACAGCCCCACAGAAGAGCAGCCCCAAGAGGAGAGtcaccccaccctctccccctcccccatcccgAGTGAGTCGGCTCACACCCCCCACCTCAAACAGCCCCACAGAAGAGCAGCCCCAAGAGGAGAGtcaccccaccctctccccctcccccaacccGAGTGAGTCGGCTCACACCCCCCACCTCAAACAGCCCCACAGAAGAGCAGCCCCAAGAGGAGAGtcaccccaccctctccccctcccccatcccgAGTGA